A region from the Vicia villosa cultivar HV-30 ecotype Madison, WI linkage group LG3, Vvil1.0, whole genome shotgun sequence genome encodes:
- the LOC131657675 gene encoding uncharacterized protein LOC131657675: MLETNEQTSHTNSSIARQSRRLRMKEKRDAQCTESDHSQNLVDKTDVSDARKKRRLILQNKKSPCGHPTSAPSPSTVSPVSIPNVEDRAHSIDARKKRRLIIENRKFSVMPPETQYSQVPLSNSEDECSSSNTSDSEDDMEQAPLADSNLQEYSDIGDQIWECTYCHAHMWLQEHASKTKKGHVPTFHRCCRSGKIVLPLLEEAPPLLRHLLFNKTSTESKNYRNNIRTYNSMFSFTSPGMKFDTTYSKKGGPPTLRLHGQTCHRIGTLLPENGDRPQYAQLYIYDTDNEVTNRMKCFRDNTEIDENTVHNLKIMLDEFNIHAKVFRMARDVLDDNAFLDLKLRVICDRPEDGRVYNRPTVSEVAALIVGDIDSACNRDIIIQARNGGLQRIDEFHPAYLAYQYPLIFAYGEDGYRKNLLHRYRHETEVTRQNRQSIKDWLSYRLQDRSEEAKTLLHSRRLFQQFLVDGYCMMESERLNWLRNNQSKLRVGKYNRLTDECNNDDGRQQQKRGKRVVLPSSFVRGKRYMDQLYFDGMAISSRLGFPDLFITFTCNPTWPDIIRALSDTGLQPHDRPDIITKVFKIKFDELIADITKKHVLGKVLALMYTIEFQKRGLPHAHILIFVHPQSKYPTPSDIDNIICAEIPDPAVHPRLYALVKSNMMHDPCGVARMTPTCMKNGKCSKYFPKKFNEETIVDAEGYPLYRRRSKTHVIEKNGITLDNRHVVPYNKRFLLKYNAHINMEWCNHSTSIKYLFKYISKGYDRITASVSTNNNEPVDEIKQYLDCRYISPCEACWRIFSFHIHGRRPAVERMFYHLVGEKAVYYTDHDRMENVLENASVTDSMFTGWLSANSKYTEAQSLTYGQFVSKFVYHKKEREWRPRKKGFTIGRLIWVPPTTGELFYLRMMLTVVKGPKSYEEIRKVGNTQYETFRDACFSMGFLEDDKEYIGALKEASEWGSGHFVRKLFVVMLLSGAVNRPAHVWKESWQLLSDGVLHAQRQLALNTELVLTDAELQHLTLIEIEKLLQENKRTLKDFKPIPYPDGYVLQQLVMLLKKTNFVKYLTDNLDPDEQTAMYQKIMRAVESQNGAVFFLHGYDGTRKTYMWRTLAAALRSKHDICLTVATSGIASLLLPGGRTAHSKFKIPVPTLDNSTCKIEYNDDVGDLLRQTKLIIWDEAPMAHKHTFEALDRTLRDVMSKYGNSKEMFGGKVVVFGGDFRQILPVVPRGSRSDIVHSAINASYIWNSVQVLTLTKNMRLQSDPTEDDKNEMQQFSEWLLRIGEGKVSEPNDGVTDFEIPPDLLITQFEDPIVAIVNATYPDFIHNFHSIQYLKGRAILASTLEIVEQINNHILDLIPGDMRDYYSSNTIDKSEINDDTVVNILTPEFLSSLRTSGLPTHHLKLKVGTPIMLMRNIDQSEGLCNGTRLIVTKLGTHVIEASIIAGKNCGNQVYIPRMDMSPSQSPWPFKLNRRQFPIIVSYAMTINKSQGQSLDTVGLYLPRDVFTHGQIYVALSRVTTKQGIKILIHDQHAKVKTTTTNVVYKEIFDNI, encoded by the exons ATGCTAGAAACTAATGAACAAACCAGTCATACTAACTCTTCTATTGCTAGACAAAGTAGAAGACTTAGAATGAAGGAGAAGAGAGATGCACAATGCACTGAATCAGATCATTCTCAAAACTTGGTAGATAAAACTGATGTAAGTGATGCAAGGAAGAAAAGAAGGCTGATATTGCAAAATAAGAAATCACCATGTGGTCATCCCACCAGTGCCCCATCCCCAAGTACAGTCTCCCCAGTTTCTATTCCAAATGTAGAAGATAGAGCTCATTCAATTGATGCTCGCAAGAAAAGAAGGCTTATAATAGAGAATAGAAAGTTTTCTGTCATGCCACCTGAAACACAATATTCCCAAGTGCCACTGTCTAACTCTGAGGATGAATGCAGCTCATCCAATacttcagactctgaagatgataTGGAACAAGCACCGTTAGCAGATTCAAATTTACAAG AATATTCTGATATAGGGGATCAAATATGGGAATGTACATATTGTCATGCACACATGTGGCTTCAAGAACATGCCAGTAAAACCAAAAAGGGACATGTTCCAACATTCCATCGCTGTTGTCGCAGTGGTAAAATTGTTTTACCTTTACTTGAAGAGGCACCCCCACTGTTGAGACATCTGCTGTTTAACAAAACATCTACCGAGAGCAAAAATTATCGAAATAATATTCGAACATACAACTCAATGTTTTCGTTTACTTCTCCTGGAATGAAATTTGACACCACATATTCAAAGAAAGGAGGACCACCAACTTTGAGACTGCACGGTCAAACCTGTCATCGAATAGGTACTCTACTACCAGAAAATGGAGACCGTCCGCAATATGCTCAGCTATATATTTATGACACAGATAATGAAGTTACTAATAGAATGAAGTGTTTCAG AGACAATACTGAAATTGACGAGAACACTGTTCATAATTTGAAGATCATGTTAGATGAGTTCAATATTCATGCAAAAGTTTTTAGAATGGCGAGGGATGTCCTGGACGATAATGCATTCTTAGACTTAAAACTGAGGGTTATATGTGATAGACCTGAGGATGGACGCGTGTATAACAGACCAACGGTTTCAGAAGTTGCTGCGCTAATTGTGGGAGACATTGATTCTGCTTGTAATAGGGACATTATTATTCAAGCACGCAACGGTGGTTTGCAACGTATTGATGAGTTTCATCCAGCATATTTGGCATATCAATACCCTCTCATATTTGCGTATGGTGAAGATGGTTATAGGAAAAATTTATTGCATAGATATCGCCATGAAACTGAGGTTACCCGACAAAATCGTCAGAGCATCAAGGACTGGCTTTCATACAGGTTACAAGACCGTAGCGAGGAGGCAAAAACTTTGCTACACTCACGCCGTCTGTTTCAACAGTTCTTGGTCGATGGTTATTGTATGATGGAATCTGAAAGGCTGAACTGGTTGCGAAATAATCAATCCAAATTAAGAGTGGGAAAATATAACAGGTTGACAGATGAATGCAATAACGATGATGGCAGACAACAACAAAAGCGGGGAAAGCGAGTTGTCTTACCGTCATCTTTTGTTAGGGGAAAAAGATATATGGATCAACTGTATTTTGACGGAATGGCAATTTCAAGTAGATTGGGTTTTCCGGACCTATTCATTACATTTACTTGCAATCCAACATGGCCAGACATTATCCGTGCCTTGTCCGATACTGGGTTACAACCACACGATCGACCCGATATTATTACTAAagtcttcaaaatcaaatttgacGAACTCATTGCAGATATAACAAAAAAGCATGTTCTAGGGAAAGTTTTGGCCC TTATGTACACTATTGAATTTCAGAAGAGGGGATTGCCACACGCACATATTTTGATTTTTGTACATCCTCAGAGCAAATACCCCACACCATCTGACATTGACAACATCATCTGTGCTGAAATACCAGACCCTGCTGTTCATCCGAGGTTGTATGCGTTGGTTAAATCTAACATGATGCACGACCCATGTGGAGTGGCGCGCATGACACCAACCTGTATGAAAAATGGTAAATGCTCTAAATACTTTCCAAAGAAGTTTAACGAGGAAACTATTGTTGATGCAGAAGGTTATCCCCTCTATAGGAGAAGATCAAAAACCCACGTTATTGAAAAAAATGGTATCACATTGGACAACCGTCATGTGGTACCTTATAACAAAAGATTTCTCCTCAAATATAACGCACATATAAACATGGAATGGTGTAACCATAGCACTTCAATcaaatatcttttcaaatacaTTAGCAAAGGCTATGACAGAATAACAGCTTCGGTGTCAACCAACAACAATGAACCGGTTGATGAAATAAAACAATACTTAGATTGCAGATATATCTCACCATGTGAAGCATGCTGGAGAATTTTCTCCTTTCACATTCATGGTAGAAGACCGGCAGTTGAACGTATGTTTTATCACTTGGTAGGCGAAAAGGCTGTTTACTACACTGATCACGATCGAATGGAAAATGTTTTGGAGAATGCAAGTGTTACTGATTCCATGTTTACTGGTTGGCTATCTGCAAACTCAAAGTATACTGAGGCACAGTCACTCACTTATGGTCAATTTGTATCTAAGTTTGTTTACCACAAAAAAGAAAGGGAGTGGAGGCCCCGCAAAAAGGGATTCACCATTGGGAGATTGATATGGGTTCCACCAACAACAGGTGAACTTTTTTACCTGCGGATGATGTTGACGGTAGTCAAGGGACCAAAAAGTTATGAAGAAATTCGCAAGGTCGGTAATACCCAGTATGAAACATTTAGAGATGCATGCTTCTCCATGGGATTTCTGGAAGATGACAAAGAATATATTGGTGCACTCAAAGAGGCCAGTGAATGGGGCTCTGGACATTTTGTCCGAAAACTATTTGTGGTGATGCTATTGTCAGGTGCTGTTAATCGCCCAGCACACGTTTGGAAGGAATCATGGCAGCTGTTATCTGATGGTGTCCTACATGCTCAAAGGCAATTGGCTTTAAATACAG AATTGGTTCTCACAGATGCCGAATTGCAACATTTGACCCTGATTGAAATAGAAAAGCTGCTTCAAGAAAATAAAAGGACACTAAAAGATTTCAAACCAATCCCTTATCCAGATGGATATGTTCTGCAACAATTAG TTATGctattgaagaaaaccaattttgTGAAATACCTTACTGATAACCTTGACCCAGATGAACAGACAGCTATGTATCAAAAAATTATGCGCGCAGTTGAGTCTCAGAATGGTGCAGTCTTCTTCCTACATGGTTACGATGGAACCCGTAAGACATACATGTGGAGAACACTGGCGGCTGCATTAAGGTCGAAGCATGATATATGTCTGACAGTCGCAACCAGTGGTATAGCGTCATTATTGTTGCCAGGAGGTCGAACTGCACATTCAAAATTTAAGATACCAGTGCCAACGCTCGATAATTCTACTTGCAAAATTGAGTACAATGATGATGTGGGAGACCTTCTTAGGCAAACTAAACTAATTATTTGGGATGAGGCTCCAATGGCACACAAGCATACTTTTGAAGCACTAGATAGAACGCTCAGAGACGTAATGTCTAAATACGGTAACTCAAAGGAGATGTTTGGTGGAAAAGTTGTTGTTTTTGGAGGTGATTTCAGGCAGATTTTACCTGTTGTCCCTCGAGGAAGCCGTTCGGATATTGTACATTCTGCCATAAATGCGTCTTATATATGGAATTCTGTTCAAGTGTTAACATTAACCAAAAACATGCGCCTGCAATCCGATCCGACTGAAGATGATAAAAATGAAATGCAACAGTTTTCTGAATGGTTGTTAAGAATTGGCGAAGGAAAAGTATCTGAGCCCAATGACGGTGTGACAGATTTTGAAATTCCACCTGACCTGTTGATAACACAGTTCGAAGACCCGATCGTCGCCATTGTTAATGCTACATATCCTGACTTTATTCACAATTTTCATTCAATCCAATACCTTAAGGGTCGAGCAATTCTGGCTTCAACATTAGAAATTGTGGAACAAATAAACAATCATATCCTTGACTTAATCCCAG GAGACATGCGAGATTACTACAGCTCAAATACTATTGATAAGTCCGAAATCAATGACGACACAGTGGTAAATATCCTAACTCCAGAATTTCTCAGTTCCCTCCGTACATCTGGTTTGCCTACCCATCATTTAAAGTTAAAGGTTGGAACACCAATTATGCTCATGAGGAATATTGATCAGTCAGAAGGACTATGTAATGGAACAAGGTTGATAGTAACAAAATTGGGGACACATGTTATTGAAGCTTCGATAATAGCTGGAAAGAACTGTGGCAATCAGGTTTACATCCCACGAATGGATATGTCACCTTCCCAATCACCATGGCCGTTCAagctcaacagaagacagttcccCATTATAGTGTCATATGCCATGACAATTAACAAATCCCAAGGACAGTCTTTGGATACTGTTGGTCTATACCTACCAAGGGATGTTTTTACACATGGACAAATATATGTTGCACTATCAAGAGTGACCACAAAACAAGGAATCAAGATATTAATACATGATCAACATGCAAAAGTTAAAACAACAACTACAAATGTAGTTTACAAGGAGATCTTCGACAATATATAA